One stretch of Molothrus aeneus isolate 106 chromosome 2, BPBGC_Maene_1.0, whole genome shotgun sequence DNA includes these proteins:
- the CD2 gene encoding T-cell surface antigen CD2 yields the protein MNFRRIFLVKCLMLLFPSVKCSSSSWIYKAVNETALLSITAPGSIYEATWRREGERLVQIRDNKAKHFVNKEQCRCAILRNGTLQIQRLEKEDSGNYKVEVYQKDGQLKAEENIKLFVQEPVPQPILMAECRNKSVSVKCGAKQKAKDETKGKAKDEAFTIELTQPNGRKIQKNATLLEWHGWSSGTFRCVVKNQVSEKMAEKVFNCSGKMDFYLILSIAGGAVFFVIFVICLIYCIRRKKAKRNEVYGEEQAMQTLPVDHERRMWELSQAPSKPTPRQQRVQQRPLPQQPQQPPQPRPQPRPRTQPRTPNPPRHRP from the exons ATGAACTTTAGGAGGATTTTCCTAGTCAAGTGCTTGATGCTTTTATTTCCCAGTGTAAAAT gctccagcagcagctggatttACAAGGCAGTGAATGAGACAGCTCTTCTCAGCATCACTGCTCCTGGGAGCATCTACGAGGCCACatggaggagagagggagaaaggctGGTTCAGATCAGAGACAACAAAGCCAAGCACTTTGTGAACAAGGAGCAGTGCAGGTGCGCCATACTCCGGAACGGGACTCTGCAAATCCAGCGCCTGGAGAAGGAGGACAGTGGCAACTACAAGGTGGAGGTTTATCAGAAGGATGGACAGCTGAAGGCAGAGGAAAATATAAAGTTATTCGTTCAGG AACCTGTCCCTCAGCCAATCCTCATGGCTGAATGCAGGAATAAAAGTGTGTCTGTCAAGTGTGGAGCCAAACAGAAGGCCAAGGATGAAACAAAAGGGAAGGCCAAGGATGAAGCATTTACAATAGAACTGACCCAACCCAATGGCAGAAAAATCCAAAAGAATGCAACACTGCTGGAATGGCACGGGTGGAGTTCTGGGACGTTCCGATGCGTTGTTAAGAACCAAGTCAGTGAAAAAATGGCTGAAAAAGTATTTAACTGCTCAG GCAAGATGGACTTTTATCTCATCTTAAGCATAGCAGGAGGTGCAGTCTTCTTTGTCATCTTTGTGATTTGTCTTATTTATTGTATCagaaggaagaaagcaaaaaggaatGAAGTTTATG GGGAGGAGCAAGCGATGCAGACCCTGCCCGTGGACCATGAGAGGAGGAtgtgggagctgtcccaggcTCCATCCAAGCCCACCCCGAGGCAGCAGCGAGTGCAGCAGCGgccgctgccccagcagccccagcagcccccgcAGCCACGGCCCCAGCCACGGCCCCGCACCCAGCCacggaccccaaacccccccagacaCAGGCCCTGA